From the genome of Sphingobacterium sp. UGAL515B_05:
CGTGACGAAGATGGAAACTGGTATTTTTCGCTTGATCGACAAGGGAAGGCACTTGTGCGGCCCTATAATATTTTTTCCGATTGCTTTGCTGCCATGGGATTTGGTGCCCTGTATACAGCAACCCAGGAGCAGCGTTACGCGGAAATTGCGCAAGACACCTTTCATAATATATTGAAACGTCGAACACATACCAAGGGCATATACGATAAGGCTGTATCAGGGACACGTCCATCAAAGAATTTTGCTTTGCCTATGATCTTGAGCAATCTCTCCATCGAACTGGAGCATTTATTGGAACCTAACCTGGTGCAGGAATTGATTGAGGATATCGTGGTGGAGGTAATGGATGTATTTTATAAAGAGGAGCAGGGGCTTGTCTTTGAAAATGTAAGTCCCAATGGTTCATTGCTGGATAGTTTTGAAGGAAGATTGCTCAATCCGGGACATGCGATAGAGGCCATGTGGTTTATGATGGATCTGGGAGAAAGATTGCAGCGACCAGCGTTGATTGAAAAAGCCATGCGTATTGGTCTTCGTATGTTGGAGCATGGATGGGATGAGAAATATGGAGGTATATTCTACTTTATGGATGCGCAGGGTAAACCGACCCAGCAGTTGGAATGGGACCAGAAGTTATGGTGGGTGCACTGTGAAACACTGGTATGTATGGCGAAAGCTTGGGTACTAACGGGAAATGAAGAGGCTAAACGTTGGTTCGAACGGGTTCATGAATATACCTGGACGCATTTTAGGGACCCCGAACATGGCGAATGGTTTGGCTACCTCAATCGAAGA
Proteins encoded in this window:
- a CDS encoding AGE family epimerase/isomerase; the protein is MNHYSTIYKDELFNHILPFWTEHSLDREYGGYFTCLDRRGGVFDTDKFMWLQGRQVWLFSSIYNKIETRSSWLDIAVHGASFMEKHGRDEDGNWYFSLDRQGKALVRPYNIFSDCFAAMGFGALYTATQEQRYAEIAQDTFHNILKRRTHTKGIYDKAVSGTRPSKNFALPMILSNLSIELEHLLEPNLVQELIEDIVVEVMDVFYKEEQGLVFENVSPNGSLLDSFEGRLLNPGHAIEAMWFMMDLGERLQRPALIEKAMRIGLRMLEHGWDEKYGGIFYFMDAQGKPTQQLEWDQKLWWVHCETLVCMAKAWVLTGNEEAKRWFERVHEYTWTHFRDPEHGEWFGYLNRRGEVLLDLKGGKWKGCFHVPRALWKVYEVFEKAKIIV